Proteins encoded in a region of the Delphinus delphis chromosome 13, mDelDel1.2, whole genome shotgun sequence genome:
- the SALL3 gene encoding sal-like protein 3: MSRRKQAKPQHLKSDEELPPPDGAPEHAAPGEGAEDGDSGNESRSGSEETHVCGKCCAEFFKWTDLLEHRKACTKNPLVLIVSEDEPAPPSEEFPEPSPASSPSEHTESEAAEETAPTEGGEGGEVRAPEKEDEPMEVGPSVDKSFQSPGPTHAGKPPLPQVPEPAPVAAYSMPNTNVTLETLLSTKVAVAQFSQNTRAAGAVGSSGGVAAVAIPVILEQLMALQQQQIHQLQLIEQIRSQVAMMNHQPPRPPLNPRAATGAQSAPLPTSAQLPGLAAHSALQLSAGAAPVPTAPGPATQPAAYEGPQHLAQPASGASTPHVPGGGPSGPEPGAPASSGAAPASTAPAPAVSASGAPCRPQNASTPPALGPGPLLSSAPSLPSPLLPQTSAGSVIFPNPLVSIAATASALDPLSALMKHRKGKPPNVSVFEPKANAEDPFFKHKCRFCAKVFGSDSALQIHLRSHTGERPFKCNICGNRFSTKGNLKVHFQRHKEKYPHIQMNPYPVPEYLDSVPTCSGIPYGMSLPPEKPATTWLDSKPVLPTVPTSVGMQLPPTLPGVSLGSYADSPSLTPASRSPQRPSPASSECPSLSPGLTSSEVVTAESPQPAPGGSSLPKTEPMSLPCTNARAGDVPATGQVSATSALADSSLSPGLCSPVLPAGAEQFKAKFPFGGLLDSMQTSETSKLQQLVENIDKKVTDPNQCAICHRVLSCQSALKMHYRTHTGERPFKCKICGRAFTTKGNLKTHFGVHRAKPPLRVQHSCPICQKKFTNAVVLQQHIRMHMGGQIPNTPLPEGFQDAMDAELPYDEKATDALSGYDDDMDENSLEEDAELKDTAGDPSKPLLAFSSSCPPSPPSVISSIAALENQMKMMDSVMSCPQMTALKSLENGSGESDRLSNDSSSAVGDLESRSAGSPALSESSSLQALSPGNSNSESLPSKSPGLGTQEEPPEPPLKTERQDSPPPGPENGGALDLTAPHPGRPAIKEEAPCSLLFLSRDRGKCASTACRVCAKPFACRSALQIHLRRHTKERPFVCAACGRGCSTLGNLKQHLLTHRLREPLPQLLDPSFALGPGQGTPSLGPGSAPATIKTEVNGHSKAGPLAEGPPLPAPIQVPAGPPTVMSPGLAPMLAPPPRRTPKQHNCQSCGKTFSSASALQIHERTHTGEKPFGCTICGRAFTTKGNLKVHMGTHMWNNAPARRGRRLSVENPMALLGGDALKFSEMFQKDLAARAMNVDPSFWNQYAAAITNGLAMKNNEISVIQNGGLPQLPVSLGGSALPSLGSLAAGLDKARPGSSPPIAGLDKAKSDAGAGRPFTRFIEDNKEIGIN; the protein is encoded by the exons ATGTCTCGGCGCAAGCAGGCCAAGCCCCAGCACCTCAAGTCGGACGAGGAGCTGCCGCCGCCGGACGGGGCTCCCGAGCACG CGGCCCCCGGGGAGGGCGCCGAGGACGGGGACAGCGGGAACGAGAGCCGGAGTGGAAGCGAGGAGACGCACGTCTGTGGTAAGTGCTGCGCCGAGTTCTTCAAGTGGACGGACCTCCTGGAGCACAGGAAGGCCTGCACCAAGAACCCCCTGGTGCTGATCGTCAGCGAAGATGAGCCGGCCCCGCCCTCTGAAGAGTTTCCAGAACCTTCTCCGGCCAGCTCTCCCAGCGAGCACACGGAGAGTGAGGCTGCCGAGGAGACGGCCCCCACAgagggcggggagggcggggaggtGAGGGCCCCCGAGAAGGAGGACGAGCCCATGGAAGTGGGCCCCTCCGTGGACAAGAGCTTCCAGAGCCCGGGCCCCACGCACGCAGGGAAGCCGCCTCTACCTCAGGTCCCTGAACCGGCCCCCGTGGCCGCCTACAGCATGCCAAACACCAACGTGACGCTGGAGACCCTCCTGAGCACCAAGGTGGCCGTGGCACAGTTCTCCCAGAACACGAGGGCTGCAGGAGCCGTGGGATCCAGCGGCGGGGTGGCGGCCGTGGCCATCCCCGTGATCCTGGAGCAGCTCATGGCCCTGCAGCAACAGCAGATCCACCAGCTGCAGCTCATCGAGCAGATCCGCAGCCAGGTGGCCATGATGAACCACCAGCCGCCGCGGCCACCGCTGAACCCCAGAGCGGCCACGGGGGCCCAGAGCGCCCCGCTGCCCACCTCCGCCCAGCTCCCGGGGCTGGCCGCGCACTCGGCCCTGCAGCTCTCAGCCGGGGCCGCCCCCGTCCCCACGGCACCCGGCCCTGCCACCCAGCCGGCCGCCTACGAGGGCCCCCAACACCTGGCCCAGCCGGCGTCCGGAGCCAGCACTCCGCACGTCCCGGGCGGGGGCCCCTCCGGCCCCGAGCCCGGCGCCCCGGCGTCCTCCGGCGCGGCCCCGGCCTCCACTGCCCCGGCCCCGGCGGTCAGCGCCTCCGGCGCCCCCTGCCGGCCGCAGAACGCTTCCACGCCCCCCGCCCTGGGGCCCGGGCCCCTCCTCAGCTCGGCGCCCAGCCTGCCAAGCCCACTTCTACCTCAGACCTCCGCCGGCAGTGTCATCTTCCCCAACCCGCTGGTCAGCATCGCAGCCACGGCCAGCGCGCTGGACCCCCTGTCGGCCCTCATGAAGCACCGCAAGGGCAAGCCCCCCAATGTGTCGGTGTTCGAGCCCAAGGCCAACGCCGAGGACCCCTTCTTCAAGCACAAGTGCAGGTTCTGTGCCAAGGTGTTTGGGAGCGACAGCGCCCTGCAGATCCACCTGCGCTCCCACACGGGTGAGCGGCCCTTCAAGTGCAACATCTGCGGCAACCGCTTCTCCACCAAGGGCAACCTGAAGGTCCACTTCCAGAGGCACAAGGAGAAGTACCCCCACATCCAGATGAACCCCTACCCCGTCCCCGAGTACCTGGACAGCGTGCCCACCTGCTCCGGGATCCCCTACGGGATGTCACTGCCCCCGGAGAAGCCGGCCACCACCTGGCTGGACAGCAAGCCCGTGCTGCCCACGGTGCCCACGTCGGTCGGGATGCagctcccgcccaccctccccgGCGTCAGCCTCGGCAGCTATGCCGActcccccagcctcacccccgCCAGCCGCTCCCCGCAGCGGCCCTCGCCGGCGTCCAGCGAGTGCCCCTCTCTGTCCCCAGGCCTGACCAGCTCCGAGGTGGTGACCGCCGAGTCCCCGCAGCCGGCACCCGGCGGGTCTTCCCTGCCCAAGACCGAGCCCATGAGCCTGCCTTGCACAAACGCCAGGGCGGGGGACGTCCCCGCCACTGGGCAGGTGTCTGCCACGTCCGCCCTCGCGGACAGCAGCCTGTCCCCCGGCCTCTGCAGCCCGGTCCTCCCGGCCGGCGCCGAGCAGTTCAAGGCCAAGTTTCCCTTCGGAGGGCTGCTTGACTCTATGCAAACGTCCGAAACCTCCAAGCTGCAGCAGCTGGTGGAGAACATCGACAAGAAGGTGACGGACCCCAACCAGTGCGCCATCTGCCACCGCGTGCTGAGCTGCCAGAGCGCCCTGAAGATGCACTACCGGACGCACACGGGCGAGCGGCCCTTCAAGTGCAAGATCTGCGGGCGCGCCTTCACCACCAAGGGCAACCTGAAGACGCACTTCGGGGTCCACCGCGCCAAGCCGCCACTGCGCGTGCAGCACTCCTGCCCCATCTGCCAGAAGAAGTTCACCAACGCCGTGGTCCTGCAGCAGCACATTCGCATGCACATGGGGGGGCAGATCCCCAACACGCCACTGCCCGAGGGCTTCCAGGACGCCATGGACGCCGAGCTGCCCTACGACGAGAAGGCCACGGACGCCCTGAGCGGCTACGACGATGACATGGACGAGAACTCCCTGGAGGAGGACGCCGAGCTGAAGGACACGGCTGGCGACCCATCCAAGCCGCTGCTGGCCTTCTCAAGCTCCTGCCCGCCCTCCCCGCCGTCCGTCATCTCCAGCATCGCCGCCCTGGAGAACCAGATGAAGATGATGGACTCGGTCATGAGCTGCCCCCAGATGACCGCCCTCAAGTCCCTGGAGAACGGGTCCGGGGAGAGCGACCGTCTGAGCAACGACTCCTCGTCAGCTGTGGGCGACCTGGAGAGCCGGAGCGCGGGCAGCCCGGCCCTGTCCGAGTCATCCTCCTTGCAGGCCCTGTCGCCCGGGAACAGTAACAGCGAGAGCCTGCCTTCTAAGTCCCCGGGCCTCGGCACCCAGGAGGAGCCGCCGGAGCCGCCGCTGAAGACGGAGAGGCAGGACAGCCCGCCCCCCGGGCCCGAGAACGGAGGGGCGCTGGACCTGACGGCCCCCCACCCCGGCCGGCCGGCCATCAAGGAGGAGGCGCCCTGTAGCCTGCTGTTCCTGAGCCGAGATCGGGGTAAGTGTGCGAGCACCGCGTGTCGTGTCTGTGCGAAGCCTTTTGCTTGCAGGAGCGCGCTGCAGATCCACCTCCGCAGGCACACCAAGGAGCGGCCGTTCGTCTGCGCGGCCTGCGGGCGCGGCTGCTCCACCCTGGGTAACTTAAAGCAGCACTTGCTGACCCACAGGTTGCGCGAGCCGCTTCCCCAGTTGCTTGACCCCAGCTTTGCTCTAGGTCCCGGCCAGGGCACCCCGAGCCTGGGTCCCGGCTCCGCGCCCGCCACGATCAAAACGGAAGTGAACGGGCACAGCAAGGCCGGCCCCTTGGCCGAGGGCCCGCCGCTCCCGGCTCCCATCCAGGTGCCTGCGGGGCCCCCGACGGTGATGAGCCCCGGCCTCGCGCCCATGCTGGCCCCCCCGCCGCGCCGGACGCCCAAGCAGCACAACTGCCAGTCGTGCGGGAAGACCTTCTCCTCGGCCAGCGCCCTGCAGATCCACGAGCGCACCCACACCGGGGAGAAGCCCTTCGGCTGCACCATCTGCGGGAGAGCGTTCACCACCAAGGGCAACCTCAAG GTGCACATGGGCACCCACATGTGGAACAACGCCCCTGCCAGGCGCGGCCGCCGCCTGTCGGTGGAGAACCCCATGGCCCTGCTGGGTGGTGACGCCCTGAAGTTCTCCGAGATGTTCCAGAAGGATCTGGCTGCACGGGCCATGAACGTGGACCCCAGCTTTTGGAACCAGTACGCCGCAGCCATCACCAACGGGCTGGCCATGAAGAACAATGAGATCTCCGTCATCCAGAACGGAGGCCTCCCCCAGCTCCCAGTAAGTCTCGGGGGAAGCGCGctcccctccctgggctccctgGCTGCCGGGCTGGACAAGGCGCGGCCTGGCAGCAGCCCGCCCATCGCAGGGCTGGACAAAGCCAAGTCGGACGCGGGAGCCGGCCGGCCGTTCACGCGGTTCATTGAGGATAACAAGGAGATCGGGATTAACTAG